One window from the genome of Cydia fagiglandana chromosome 21, ilCydFagi1.1, whole genome shotgun sequence encodes:
- the LOC134675090 gene encoding uncharacterized protein LOC134675090: MVDNKPLIRRRASLKAKLTLFESHLTTVESCDRLSRLQLTELNDRLSKIEEIYSEFDSVQCDIENELEIPDEQYKERDAFESKYFGLVARARELLSAAAPAPAPGASAGSDRSETGSCVTAIGGGTKLKLPTIDMPSFSGHYHDWLEFRDTFSSLIHSNNSIPNINKFHYLRAALKGSAAVIIQSLDFSSDNYTLAWELLCDRYNNKRSLVNNHIQAIFNIEQLSKESSRSIRNLIDTINKNLRALKSLDLPTEHWDVLIIQIISSKLDTTTHHKWESYRNKLKELPTLKMFNDFLKDRADLLESTEMSNKKRRSSDTTHNRQKALTATTYSPTTSRKYACPFCNDDHALYLCQKFKSLKLQARVDKAKALKVCLNCLRVGHNEKTCRLNPCRTCGVQRNSLLHEHTTPASSPSSNDVALHSLPQPDDEEQFSSPVQEISMSAVQNDRMLLSTVLIQVTDHSGKKHTIRALLDNGSTASYITESLRAKLNLPTSSAPTTVEGLNYQTSNLSKSCDVLMSSLINDYQLKVPCYVASRITQPLPVSRIDRTTLNIPPHIRLADPTFDVPAPVDMLLSLGIFWSVLGTHKVPLGKNKPTLWETKLGYLVTVPTEQYSPSNLNTVHCNHNINLHLQHYDKQLNDQLSQFFELESVATRKQISKEEQECEQSFINNTTRLPDGRFEVTIPLKETPEKLGDSYERALSRFISLERRFKREPHFKEQYCKFIKEYIALNHMSLNENPENDTQSYLFAHHGILRESLSTKLRVVFDGSMATTSGVSFNQIQLIGPTVQDDLISILIRMRQHKFIVTADVEKMYRMINVTPSQHSLQQILWRFEPYEQLQQYKLHTVTYGTASAPFLATRCLTQLGIECPDKKVSEVIQHDFYVDDLITGASSESDLINICKGVMTQLETGQFHLRKFNSNSAHIVTEIIGKSNGDELLNLCDNEYSKTLGLLWSSKEDNLLFSVNLVENNNVTKRTILSMMSQIFDPLGLVNPCVLLAKTILQKLWAAKISWDEPVPSDISILWSKFVSSLRTINNIRIPRCVVIDSPLSIELHTYSDASTQAYAACVYLRSVNNNNVSVHLVAAKSKVSPLKPVLTVPKLELAGALLAVRLANKVKSALRLKITSCTYWCDSTIVLGWIRSPKAHQLKPFVFNRVSEICDSTDPSDWRYVPTKCNPADIGSRGADANQLENCNLWWSGPPYLLQDEHSWPKQPLHLQDSDLPEFKVICNLNASHTDHTSYFTEFMKRFSNFGKLQRIIAYVHRFIYNCRNPQNKYTGYIKINELNLSLNSMCRFVQLEVFSSEYDLLKNKKQLSANNKLLQLNPFYNTTDKLLRVGGRLCNSFYDYDTKHPILLNSKHHLATLIVRHYHIMFLHAPPQLLLAILRHKFWLINGRNLARKIVENCIRCRRYAGKSIQPIMGNLPSPRLHTDYVFANTACDYAGPIMILNRRGRGSRLIKSYLCIFVCLAVKAVHIELVTDLSSNTFLAALDRFIARRGKPQNIFSDNGTCFTGACNELSKFLKSNSNYISSKASEMFINFKFSPAYSPHFNGLAEGSVKSVKYHLKRVLGLAHLTYEDLNSVLTCIEATLNSRPLTPLSSDPSDLTALTPAHFLIGRTLTMLPSPQSSDPAAIPTLSRYMRIQQLKAHFWSRYYTEYITELQKRQKWRKQGQQLQLGEMVLVKDDRLPPNRWLLGRVTRLYPGSDGVTRVADVNTTSGTLRRAFNRLCPLPVMDTNFVPGAATC, from the coding sequence atggtTGACAATAAACCTTTGATTAGAAGGCGTGCCTCATTAAAAGCTAAGCTTACGCTATTTGAAAGCCACCTAACAACTGTCGAAAGTTGTGATCGCTTGAGTAGACTACAACTTACAGAATTAAACGACCGATTGTCTAAAATCGAAGAAATTTATTCTGAATTTGACTCCGTTCAGTGTGATATAGAGAATGAATTGGAAATTCCAGATGAGCAGTATAAAGAACGCGATGCTTTCGAGAGCAAGTACTTCGGGCTCGTCGCGCGCGCACGCGAGCTGCTGTCGgcggccgcgccggcgccggcgccgggcgCCTCTGCGGGCAGCGACCGCTCGGAGACAGGTTCTTGTGTGACTGCGATTGGAGGTGGGACAAAACTTAAACTTCCTACTATAGATATGCCTAGCTTCTCGGGCCATTATCATGACTGGCTGGAGTTCCGTGACACATTTAGTAGTCTCATACATTCAAATAACTCAATTCCAAACATTAATAAATTTCATTACCTGCGCGCCGCACTGAAGGGCAGTGCCGCGGTAATAATTCAATCTTTGGATTTTTCCAGCGATAATTATACATTAGCTTGGGAATTACTTTGCGATCGTTATAATAACAAAAGGTCTTTAGTGAACAATCATATTCAGGCAAtttttaacatagaacaattgTCAAAAGAATCGTCTAGATCAATAAGAAACCTTATTGACAcgataaataaaaacttaagaGCACTCAAATCACTTGATCTCCCTACTGAGCATTGGGATGTACttataattcaaataatttcaaGCAAATTAGATACAACTACTCATCATAAATGGGAATCCTATAGGAATAAACTAAAGGAGCTTCCTACACTTAAAATGTTTAACGATTTCCTTAAAGATCGGGCTGACTTACTAGAATCTACAGAAATGTCTAATAAAAAACGTAGGTCTAGCGACACTACGCACAATCGACAGAAGGCGTTGACAGCTACTACATATTCCCCTACTACTTCTCGCAAGTATGCTTGTCCGTTCTGTAATGACGATCACGCACTGTACCTATGTCAAAAGTTCAAATCATTAAAATTACAAGCTCGCGTTGATAAAGCTAAAGCACTCAAGGTTTGCTTGAACTGTTTACGCGTGGGTCACAATGAAAAAACGTGTAGGCTGAACCCCTGTCGCACATGTGGAGTACAGCGCAATAGTTTATTGCACGAACATACAACTCCTGCATCTTCGCCTTCGTCAAATGACGTCGCGCTGCATTCTTTGCCGCAGCCTGACGATGAAGAACAATTTTCTAGTCCAGTTCAAGAAATTTCAATGTCAGCCGTACAAAATGATAGAATGCTACTGTCAACGGTCTTAATTCAAGTGACAGACCACAGTGGTAAAAAACACACAATACGAGCGTTACTCGATAATGGTTCGACCGCGAGTTATATTACTGAAAGTTTACGCGCTAAACTAAACTTACCTACTTCTTCAGCTCCGACAACCGTCGAAGGTTTAAATTATCAAACATCAAATTTGTCAAAGTCTTGTGACGTACTTATGTCGTCATTAATCAATGATTATCAGTTAAAGGTGCCCTGCTATGTGGCATCGCGTATAACCCAACCGTTGCCAGTGTCTCGAATTGACCGTACAACGTTAAACATACCGCCACACATTAGGTTGGCAGATCCCACATTTGATGTGCCTGCTCCAGTAGACATGTTACTTTCATTAGGAATATTTTGGTCAGTACTTGGTACTCATAAAGTTCCATTAGGTAAAAACAAACcaactttatgggaaaccaaATTGGGTTATTTAGTTACAGTTCCAACAGAACAATACTCACCATCGAATTTAAATACAGTCCATTGCAACCATAACATTAATTTACACTTACAACATTATGATAAACAATTAAATGATCAACTTTCTCAATTCTTTGAATTAGAATCAGTCGCAACGCGTAAACAAATTTCCAAAGAAGAGCAGGAATGTGAACagagttttataaataataccaCTCGGCTTCCTGACGGTCGTTTTGAAGTGACGATTCCATTAAAGGAGACGCCTGAAAAACTAGGCGACTCTTATGAAAGAGCTCTGTCCAGGTTCATCTCTTTGGAGCGTAGATTCAAACGTGAACCACATTTTAAAGAACAATATTGTAAATTCATTAAGGAATATATTGCATTAAATCACATGTCATTAAATGAGAACCCCGAAAATGACACTCAGTCATATTTATTTGCCCACCATGGAATTTTACGTGAATCTTTATCTACGAAATTAAGAGTCGTATTTGATGGATCTATGGCAACGACATCTGGCGTATCCTTCAATCAAATTCAACTGATCGGTCCGACAGTTCAAGACGACCTTATAAGCATACTTATAAGAATGCGCCAGCATAAGTTCATTGTTACCGCAGATGTTGAAAAAATGTATCGAATGATCAATGTTACCCCATCTCAACATTCGCTTCAACAAATTTTATGGCGTTTTGAACCCTATGAGCAATTACAACAATATAAACTACATACAGTTACCTACGGTACGGCGTCAGCTCCCTTTCTCGCGACAAGGTGCTTGACACAGTTAGGTATTGAATGTCCCGACAAGAAGGTCTCAGAAGTCATCCAACATGACTTCTATGTTGACGATTTAATCACTGGGGCATCCTCTGAATCTGATCTCATTAATATTTGCAAGGGTGTAATGACTCAATTAGAAACTGGTCAATTTCATCTACGTAAATTCAATTCAAACAGTGCTCATATTGTTACCGAAATAATCGGTAAAAGTAATGGTGACGAATTACTCAATTTATGTGACAATGAATATTCAAAAACGTTAGGCTTACTCTGGTCTTCTAAGGAAGACAACTTATTATTTTCAGTTAATCTTGTCGAAAATAACAACGTTACCAAACGTACAATACTTTCAATGATGTCACAAATCTTTGATCCATTAGGTCTAGTTAACCCATGCGTGCTTTTAGCGAAAACAATTCTTCAGAAGCTATGGGCCGCAAAGATCTCGTGGGACGAGCCTGTGCCGTCAGACATATCAATTCTGTGGTCTAAATTCGTATCGTCACTACGTACCATAAATAATATTCGTATTCCTCGATGTGTCGTGATCGACAGTCCTTTATCAATAGAACTTCATACGTACAGCGATGCATCTACACAAGCTTACGCCGCCTGCGTTTATTTACGTagcgttaataataataatgtatctGTCCATTTAGTGGCAGCAAAAAGTAAAGTTTCTCCGTTGAAACCTGTGCTGACTGTACCGAAACTCGAATTAGCCGGGGCGCTTTTGGCTGTACGGCTAGCAAATAAAGTGAAATCAGCACTTAGATTAAAAATCACTAGTTGCACCTACTGGTGCGATTCCACAATTGTTCTCGGTTGGATTCGTTCACCTAAAGCTCATCAGCTAAAACCATTTGTGTTTAATCGAGTTAGCGAGATATGTGACTCAACTGACCCAAGTGATTGGCGCTATGTGCCTACAAAATGTAACCCTGCCGATATAGGTTCTCGCGGGGCAGACGCCAATCAATTGGAAAATTGCAACTTATGGTGGTCAGGTCCACCCTATCTACTTCAAGACGAACATTCTTGGCCTAAACAGCCATTACATTTACAAGATTCTGATTTACCAGAGTTCAAGGTCATATGCAACTTAAATGCAAGTCATACTGATCACACATCGTATTTTACTGAGTTTATGAAGCGATTTTCTAATTTCGGTAAGCTGCAACGTATAATCGCATACGTTCATCGGTTTATTTACAATTGTCGTAACCCACAAAACAAATATACTggttacataaaaataaatgaactaAATTTATCTTTAAATTCAATGTGCAGATTCGTTCAGCTTGAAGTTTTTAGCTCGGAATATgacttattaaaaaataaaaaacaattgtCTGCCAATAATAAATTGCTACAATTGAATCCATTTTACAACACAACTGATAAACTGTTACGAGTAGGTGGCAGACTCTGTAACTCATTTTATGATTATGACACTAAACACCCAATATTGCTAAATTCAAAGCATCATTTAGCCACACTAATAGTTAGACACTATCATATAATGTTTTTACATGCACCTCCGCAACTATTACTTGCGATCTTACGTCACAAATTCTGGTTGATCAATGGTCGAAACCTTGCCCGAAAAAtagttgaaaattgcattagaTGTCGTCGTTATGCAGGCAAAAGTATTCAACCCATAATGGGCAATCTTCCTTCGCCCCGTCTGCATACTGACTATGTATTTGCTAATACCGCGTGTGATTACGCCGGACCAATCATGATACTGAACCGAAGAGGCCGAGGCAGCAGACTGATAAAGTCGTATCTGTGCATATTTGTTTGTCTAGCCGTAAAAGCGGTTCACATAGAACTTGTCACCGATTTAAGTAGTAACACTTTCCTCGCAGCACTAGATCGATTCATTGCCCGCAGAGGAAAGCCTCAAAACATTTTCTCAGACAATGGGACTTGCTTTACAGGCGCATGTAATGAGTTGTCTAAATTTTTAAAATCAAATAGTAACTATATCAGCTCAAAAGCATCTGAGATGTTCATAAACTTTAAATTTTCACCAGCATATAGTCCACACTTTAATGGATTAGCCGAGGGTTCCGTAAAATCTGTTAAATACCACTTAAAAAGGGTCTTAGGTTTAGCCCACTTAACGTACGAAGATTTAAATTCAGTTCTCACTTGCATCGAGGCTACCCTTAATTCTAGGCCTCTCACTCCATTATCATCCGACCCTTCAGACCTTACCGCGCTTACCCCCGCTCACTTCTTAATCGGACGAACGCTAACGATGTTGCCTTCTCCTCAGAGCTCTGACCCTGCGGCGATACCTACTCTCTCACGATATATGAGGATTCAACAATTGAAAGCCCATTTCTGGTCCCGATATTATACAGAGTACATTACAGAGCTCCAGAAACGACAGAAATGGCGCAAACAAGGACAGCAACTCCAGCTAGGAGAAATGGTGCTGGTGAAAGATGACCGGCTGCCTCCCAACCGATGGCTGCTGGGGCGCGTGACGCGCCTCTACCCCGGCTCCGACGGCGTGACCCGCGTAGCCGACGTCAACACCACTTCGGGAACTCTTCGACGAGCTTTCAACCGACTGTGCCCCCTACCAGTCATGGACACGAACTTCGTTCCTGGGGCCGCAACATGTTAA